One genomic region from Erythrobacter mangrovi encodes:
- a CDS encoding acetyl-CoA acetyltransferase, translating into MVEASQPIDGRTPVLVGAGQVTSHWAGEDAASAPSPQDLRRDAAALALADSGQEDALRGAIDLVVAVRTTPDSIPGAPQPFGRCANPPATVAADLGIAGARGIYSQLGGDQPQSLVNELAAAVHAGETRAALLVGAEATRALKFAARKGMALDWTRSAEGEMEDRGFGGALLSPYEIANGLGSPTQTYPAFEHALRVRMGHTREQHMRLMSELWAGFAKVAAANPHSQFPEAHSADYLSTPSAGNYPIADPYLKWHVAQDAVNQAAAVVITTVAEAERLGIDRSKWVFLHGHAKAKDTMVTERADLSRSPPIELVLKQALETSGKQVGDIALFDLYSCFPVAVLLATEALGLDWRAMPATLTGGLPFFGGPGNNYSLHAIATMVERLRERPGDYGLILANGGFLTKEAAGVYSTEPPAQWAPQSSAAIQAQVDAQTAPPLLAEDCNATVETYTVVYKSGQPSRGYVIGASDKGRILARTGKDDAAILAQLAARDAVGRTVRVEVRDGINTIAALGEAA; encoded by the coding sequence ATGGTAGAGGCCAGCCAGCCGATAGATGGACGCACGCCGGTTCTGGTGGGCGCGGGACAGGTCACCAGCCACTGGGCGGGCGAAGACGCGGCGAGCGCACCCTCGCCGCAGGACCTGCGCCGCGATGCCGCAGCGCTGGCGTTAGCCGATAGCGGACAGGAGGACGCGCTGCGTGGCGCGATCGACCTGGTCGTCGCCGTGCGCACCACCCCGGATTCGATCCCCGGCGCGCCGCAGCCCTTCGGGCGCTGCGCCAATCCGCCCGCCACCGTCGCCGCCGATCTGGGCATCGCCGGCGCGCGGGGGATCTATTCGCAGCTCGGAGGCGACCAGCCGCAGTCGCTGGTCAACGAACTCGCTGCTGCGGTCCATGCGGGCGAGACGCGCGCGGCACTGCTGGTCGGGGCCGAGGCAACCCGCGCGCTCAAATTCGCGGCACGCAAGGGCATGGCGCTCGACTGGACCCGCTCTGCGGAAGGCGAGATGGAAGATCGCGGCTTCGGCGGCGCCTTGCTCTCGCCCTACGAGATCGCCAATGGGCTGGGTTCGCCGACGCAGACCTATCCCGCCTTTGAACACGCGCTGCGGGTCCGCATGGGCCATACCCGCGAACAGCATATGCGGCTGATGTCCGAACTCTGGGCCGGCTTCGCCAAGGTGGCCGCGGCCAATCCCCACTCGCAATTCCCCGAAGCGCATTCGGCGGATTACCTTTCGACCCCCAGCGCGGGGAATTACCCGATCGCCGATCCCTATCTGAAATGGCACGTCGCGCAGGACGCGGTGAACCAGGCGGCGGCGGTGGTGATCACCACGGTCGCAGAAGCCGAGCGGTTGGGCATCGACCGGTCGAAATGGGTCTTCCTTCACGGCCATGCCAAGGCCAAGGATACGATGGTCACCGAACGCGCCGACCTCTCGCGCTCGCCGCCGATCGAACTGGTGCTGAAGCAGGCACTCGAAACCAGCGGCAAGCAGGTCGGTGATATTGCGCTGTTCGACCTCTACAGCTGCTTCCCCGTCGCGGTGCTACTGGCGACCGAGGCGCTGGGGCTCGACTGGCGCGCAATGCCCGCCACGCTGACCGGCGGGCTCCCCTTCTTCGGCGGGCCGGGCAACAACTATTCGCTCCACGCCATCGCCACCATGGTCGAGCGCCTGCGCGAGCGGCCCGGCGACTATGGCCTGATCCTCGCCAATGGCGGGTTCCTGACCAAGGAAGCGGCCGGGGTCTATTCGACCGAACCGCCCGCGCAATGGGCGCCACAATCGAGCGCGGCGATCCAGGCCCAGGTCGATGCGCAGACCGCGCCGCCGCTGCTGGCCGAGGATTGCAACGCCACCGTCGAAACTTACACCGTGGTCTACAAATCGGGCCAGCCCTCGCGCGGCTATGTTATCGGCGCGAGTGACAAGGGCCGCATCCTGGCGCGCACGGGCAAGGACGATGCCGCCATACTTGCCCAACTGGCGGCCCGCGATGCGGTGGGCCGAACGGTGCGGGTGGAAGTGCGCGATGGGATCAACACCATCGCCGCGCTGGGAGAGGCGGCGTGA
- a CDS encoding SDR family NAD(P)-dependent oxidoreductase, protein MTVAGSRLDGRTVLITGASGGLGEHFARICATAGARVVIGARRTERLETIAAELEGQGQPTLAIPLDVTDPATIAAAFDAAEARFGPVDSVIANAGVEKSGPALTLTAEDFDAVFSVNAKGVFLTACEAARRMIAAGVAERGRVLLVSSITAHSVAPGIAPYSASKAAVSHMGRLLAREWARTGPNVNCISPGYIASDMVADWFASEGGQRHLKSFPRRRLVEEDGLDGAVLYLLSDAAKNTTGADLTVDDGQSL, encoded by the coding sequence GTGACTGTGGCAGGATCTCGACTGGACGGCCGGACCGTCCTCATCACCGGCGCCTCGGGCGGACTGGGCGAACATTTCGCGCGGATTTGCGCGACTGCAGGAGCCAGGGTGGTGATCGGTGCGCGACGGACCGAACGGCTGGAGACTATCGCGGCGGAGCTGGAGGGACAGGGCCAGCCCACGCTGGCGATCCCGCTCGATGTCACCGACCCGGCCACGATCGCCGCCGCCTTCGACGCGGCAGAGGCGCGCTTCGGGCCGGTCGACAGCGTGATCGCCAATGCCGGGGTCGAGAAATCCGGACCCGCACTCACGCTCACCGCCGAGGATTTCGACGCGGTCTTCTCGGTCAATGCCAAGGGCGTGTTCCTGACCGCCTGCGAAGCGGCGCGGCGGATGATCGCCGCCGGGGTGGCCGAACGCGGCAGGGTGCTGCTCGTCTCCTCGATCACCGCGCATAGCGTCGCGCCGGGGATCGCGCCCTATAGCGCATCCAAGGCCGCGGTCAGCCACATGGGCCGGCTGCTGGCGCGCGAATGGGCACGCACGGGACCCAATGTGAACTGCATCTCGCCCGGCTATATCGCCAGCGACATGGTGGCCGACTGGTTCGCCAGCGAAGGCGGCCAGCGTCATCTCAAGAGCTTCCCGCGCCGCCGCCTGGTCGAAGAAGACGGGCTCGACGGTGCGGTACTTTACCTGCTTTCCGACGCGGCGAAGAACACCACCGGGGCGGATTTGACGGTCGATGACGGCCAGTCGCTCTAA
- a CDS encoding tetratricopeptide repeat-containing sulfotransferase family protein has product MASGAPTTKPVSIAALVESDPVAAVERLHAALTRDPGNAPAHRLMGRALRKLGDVEAAEAAELAAIRATTQDPQMIGIAVALADGKLGEAETMLRQRLSQQPTDVAAIRLMAELAARIGRLGDSEKLLRRALELAPGFTAARANLANVLYKQSRYEEAAKVLDEVLERDPASPGNRNLMAATLGRIGDYDEALKLYGELTETFPDHAKLQMSYGHMLKTVGRQEEGVAAYRRALAVQSDLGEVWWSLANLKTVSFSDEDVAAMEAALAGEPAHEDALHLHFALGKAYADRRQAEPSFKHYERGNALRSEELGYDPQAITDQVDRMIAVLTPEFIAANKGVGDPTPDPVFILGLPRAGSTLLEQILASHSQVEGTMELPDIPAMAMREAKKSGGELRDWPDAVAEMPSERFAELGAEFLERTRVQRKTGKPFYIDKLPNNWSYAGFIHLILPNAKIVDARRHPLDCCFSNFRQHFAKGQGFSYSLDHIGRYYADYIRAMDHYDAVLPARIHKVIHEQLLDDPEAEVRALLAYLGLPFEDACMEFHRNERAVRTASSEQVRRPINRDGVGQWEPYRAWLGPLETALGDLPQTYAR; this is encoded by the coding sequence ATGGCCAGCGGCGCACCCACAACCAAGCCAGTTTCCATCGCTGCGCTCGTCGAGAGCGATCCGGTCGCGGCGGTCGAGCGGCTTCACGCCGCGCTCACCCGTGATCCAGGCAATGCGCCCGCGCACCGGCTGATGGGCCGCGCGCTGCGCAAGCTGGGCGATGTTGAGGCGGCCGAGGCGGCGGAACTGGCGGCCATCCGCGCAACCACCCAAGATCCGCAGATGATCGGCATCGCCGTGGCGCTGGCCGACGGCAAGTTGGGCGAAGCCGAAACCATGCTGCGCCAGCGCCTGTCGCAGCAGCCCACCGATGTCGCTGCGATCCGCCTGATGGCAGAACTGGCGGCGCGCATCGGGCGGTTGGGCGATAGCGAGAAACTGCTCAGGCGGGCGCTTGAACTCGCCCCGGGCTTCACCGCCGCACGGGCCAATCTCGCCAATGTGCTCTACAAGCAGAGTCGCTACGAAGAGGCCGCCAAGGTTCTCGACGAAGTGCTTGAGCGCGATCCGGCGAGCCCCGGCAATCGCAACCTCATGGCCGCCACGCTTGGCCGGATCGGCGATTATGACGAGGCGCTCAAGCTCTATGGCGAACTGACTGAGACCTTCCCCGATCATGCCAAGCTGCAGATGAGCTACGGCCACATGCTCAAGACCGTGGGGCGGCAGGAAGAAGGTGTCGCCGCCTATCGCCGCGCGCTGGCGGTCCAGTCGGACCTTGGTGAAGTCTGGTGGAGCCTCGCCAACCTCAAGACGGTCAGCTTTTCCGATGAGGACGTCGCCGCGATGGAGGCGGCGCTGGCGGGTGAACCTGCGCATGAAGACGCGCTGCACCTGCACTTCGCACTGGGCAAGGCCTATGCCGATCGTAGGCAGGCCGAACCAAGCTTCAAGCACTACGAACGTGGCAACGCACTGCGCAGCGAAGAACTGGGTTACGATCCGCAGGCGATCACCGATCAGGTCGACCGGATGATCGCGGTACTGACCCCGGAATTCATTGCGGCCAATAAAGGCGTCGGCGACCCGACGCCCGATCCGGTTTTCATCCTTGGCCTGCCGCGCGCCGGGTCGACGCTGCTCGAGCAGATCCTCGCCAGCCATAGCCAGGTCGAAGGGACCATGGAACTGCCCGACATCCCCGCCATGGCCATGCGCGAGGCGAAGAAGTCAGGCGGCGAGCTGCGCGACTGGCCCGATGCCGTGGCGGAGATGCCGAGCGAACGCTTCGCCGAACTGGGCGCCGAATTCCTCGAACGCACGCGCGTGCAGCGCAAGACCGGCAAACCGTTCTACATCGACAAACTGCCCAACAATTGGAGCTATGCCGGCTTCATCCACCTGATCCTGCCCAATGCGAAGATCGTGGATGCGCGGCGGCATCCGCTGGATTGCTGCTTCTCTAACTTCCGCCAGCACTTCGCCAAGGGACAGGGCTTCTCCTATTCGCTCGACCATATCGGGCGCTACTATGCGGACTATATCCGGGCGATGGATCACTATGATGCAGTGTTGCCGGCTCGCATCCATAAGGTGATCCACGAGCAACTGCTGGACGATCCGGAGGCCGAGGTGCGCGCGCTGCTGGCCTATCTTGGCCTGCCCTTCGAAGACGCCTGCATGGAGTTCCACCGCAACGAGCGTGCCGTGCGCACGGCGTCTTCCGAACAGGTCCGCCGGCCGATCAATCGCGACGGGGTTGGCCAGTGGGAGCCCTATCGCGCCTGGCTCGGACCTCTCGAAACCGCATTGGGTGATTTGCCGCAAACATACGCGCGCTAG
- a CDS encoding TonB-dependent receptor, whose protein sequence is MAFEHSTRRLSMAASLLAGTALTVAGPAFAQDATDAAQGAADRNVIIVTANKRAQDLQDVPASITALSTETLDQLQVSELQDVVKFLPSVTIQTAAPGFSQVYFRGVASGENANHSASLPTVGTYLDEMPITTIQGALDIHAYDLSRVEALAGPQGTLYGASSMAGTIKLVTNQPDYGDNYGAMDVELNSVAHGDIGGTIEGFYNFALSDRAALRVVGWYRKDGGYIDNIAGSRTYPTSGITQDNSEFVEDDYNDVDTYGARVALGIELDDDWTVRPTVMGQVQTAHGSFAQERSTAVNGDLQTVQYNPEYSKDKWLQAALTIEGKIGNWDLVATGGHLWRRDRTDADYSDYAYFYDALYGYGAYFYDNNYDLVSPNQYIEGGDKYRRYFGEIRVSSPQDAPIRFIGGLFAQRQKHEIEQNYIIDNIVDFFTVPGTESNIWLTRQDRVDRDYAAFGELSFDITNNLTLTGGARVYRYKNSLVGFFGYARDFSSRTGVSGCFTTDGTPLNQNPTGTLAPPIVDGTPCTNLDKVTSDTDAIYKLNATYTINPDALVYVTWSQGFRPGGINRRGDVDYGPDSLDNYEFGWKTRFGDVTFNGAIYQEDWNDIQLSFLGLNGLTEIRNAGIARIRGVESDLTYRANGLTLSLSGSYNDAKIRRDFCAIANEDFDCTVPDGNSLLAPSGTRLPITAKFKGNAIARYEFPLGGWDAHVQGALAHVGKRRSDLRPFENDLKGTFGAYTTFDASIGVKKDNLRFELFATNLFDSRGVINSGVQCLETTCGDPDGISSTGGVFYDVVIKPRIVGIKAGFDF, encoded by the coding sequence ATGGCATTCGAGCACTCGACCCGTCGCCTCAGCATGGCGGCGAGCTTGCTCGCCGGGACCGCACTGACGGTCGCTGGTCCGGCCTTCGCGCAGGACGCAACTGACGCGGCGCAGGGCGCAGCCGATCGCAACGTGATCATCGTGACCGCCAACAAGCGCGCGCAGGATCTGCAGGACGTGCCGGCATCGATCACCGCACTCAGCACCGAAACGCTCGACCAGCTGCAGGTCAGCGAGCTGCAGGACGTTGTGAAGTTCCTGCCTTCGGTTACCATCCAGACCGCCGCACCGGGCTTCAGCCAGGTCTATTTCCGCGGTGTCGCCAGTGGTGAGAACGCGAACCACTCGGCCTCGCTGCCGACGGTGGGCACCTATCTCGACGAAATGCCGATCACGACCATCCAGGGCGCGCTCGACATTCACGCCTATGACCTTTCCCGCGTCGAAGCGCTCGCGGGTCCGCAGGGCACGCTCTATGGCGCAAGCTCGATGGCCGGTACCATCAAGCTGGTCACCAACCAGCCCGACTATGGCGACAATTACGGCGCCATGGACGTCGAGCTGAACAGCGTTGCCCATGGCGATATCGGCGGCACGATCGAGGGCTTCTACAACTTTGCCCTGTCCGATCGCGCTGCGCTGCGCGTCGTCGGCTGGTACCGCAAGGACGGCGGTTACATCGACAATATCGCCGGAAGCCGGACCTATCCGACCTCGGGCATCACCCAGGACAATTCCGAATTCGTCGAAGACGACTATAACGACGTCGATACCTATGGTGCACGCGTTGCCCTGGGCATCGAACTGGATGACGACTGGACCGTTCGTCCCACGGTCATGGGCCAGGTGCAGACCGCGCATGGCAGCTTCGCGCAAGAGCGTTCGACCGCGGTCAATGGCGACCTGCAGACGGTGCAGTACAATCCCGAATATTCGAAGGACAAGTGGCTCCAGGCCGCGCTGACCATCGAAGGCAAGATCGGCAACTGGGACCTGGTTGCTACCGGCGGCCACCTGTGGCGCCGTGACCGGACCGATGCCGACTATTCGGATTACGCCTATTTCTATGATGCGCTGTATGGCTACGGGGCCTATTTCTACGACAACAACTACGACCTCGTCAGCCCGAACCAGTACATCGAGGGCGGCGACAAGTACCGTCGCTATTTCGGTGAAATTCGCGTTTCGAGCCCGCAGGATGCGCCGATCCGCTTCATCGGCGGCCTGTTCGCGCAGCGTCAGAAGCACGAGATCGAGCAGAACTACATCATCGACAACATCGTCGATTTCTTCACCGTGCCAGGCACGGAGAGCAATATCTGGCTGACCCGCCAGGATCGCGTCGACCGCGACTATGCGGCCTTCGGTGAACTCAGCTTCGACATCACCAATAACCTGACCCTGACCGGCGGTGCCCGCGTCTACCGCTACAAGAACTCGCTGGTCGGCTTCTTCGGTTACGCGCGGGACTTCTCGTCACGTACCGGTGTTTCGGGCTGCTTCACCACCGACGGTACGCCGCTTAACCAGAACCCCACCGGGACGCTGGCTCCGCCGATCGTGGACGGTACGCCGTGTACCAACCTCGACAAGGTCACGTCTGACACCGACGCGATCTACAAGCTCAATGCGACCTATACGATCAACCCGGATGCGCTGGTCTATGTGACCTGGTCGCAGGGTTTCCGCCCGGGCGGCATCAACCGCCGCGGCGATGTCGACTATGGTCCGGACTCGCTCGACAACTACGAGTTCGGGTGGAAGACGCGCTTCGGTGATGTCACCTTCAACGGTGCGATCTACCAGGAAGACTGGAATGACATCCAGCTGTCCTTCCTGGGTCTCAACGGCCTGACCGAGATCCGTAACGCCGGCATCGCGCGCATTCGCGGTGTCGAATCCGACCTGACTTATCGCGCCAATGGCCTGACCCTGTCGCTTTCGGGCAGCTACAACGATGCCAAGATCCGTCGCGACTTCTGCGCGATTGCGAACGAGGACTTCGACTGTACGGTCCCTGACGGAAATTCTTTGCTGGCGCCGTCGGGTACGCGGCTGCCGATCACTGCGAAGTTCAAGGGCAATGCCATCGCTCGCTACGAATTCCCGCTGGGAGGATGGGACGCGCATGTGCAGGGCGCACTGGCGCATGTCGGCAAGCGCCGGAGCGATCTGCGGCCGTTCGAGAACGACCTCAAGGGTACGTTCGGAGCCTATACCACCTTCGACGCCAGCATCGGCGTGAAGAAGGACAACCTCCGCTTCGAACTCTTCGCGACCAATCTGTTCGACAGTCGCGGCGTGATCAACAGCGGCGTGCAGTGCCTCGAAACCACTTGTGGCGACCCGGATGGCATCAGCTCCACCGGCGGCGTGTTCTACGACGTGGTGATCAAGCCGCGGATCGTGGGCATCAAGGCCGGCTTCGACTTCTAG
- a CDS encoding TetR family transcriptional regulator C-terminal domain-containing protein, with amino-acid sequence MSAQPAFTRADPDERRQSLIEATARVLGEKGAAGISVRAICAEAGVSPGLLRHYFAGVSDAIAEAYRWTGQRIGEALDAAVAEAGTDPRARILAYLTASFRPPIATPDLLASYIAFWSLTRSDPAVAAVRAEVYGDYRVRLEALLAQWRPDLADPPLTAIALTALIDGLWLELSLGDAPFTAAQASALAERWLDSLCG; translated from the coding sequence ATGAGCGCACAACCCGCCTTTACCCGCGCCGATCCGGATGAGCGCCGCCAGAGCCTGATCGAGGCGACTGCCCGCGTGCTGGGCGAGAAAGGCGCAGCGGGTATCTCGGTCCGCGCGATCTGCGCCGAGGCGGGTGTCTCCCCCGGGCTGCTGCGCCACTATTTCGCCGGGGTTTCAGATGCCATCGCCGAAGCCTATCGCTGGACCGGCCAGCGCATCGGCGAGGCGCTGGATGCGGCCGTGGCGGAGGCCGGAACCGACCCGCGCGCGCGCATTCTGGCCTATCTTACCGCCAGCTTCCGCCCTCCTATCGCCACCCCCGACCTGCTCGCGAGCTATATCGCTTTCTGGAGCCTGACCCGCAGCGATCCGGCGGTAGCCGCGGTGCGAGCGGAAGTTTACGGCGACTATCGCGTTCGCCTCGAAGCGCTGCTGGCGCAATGGCGCCCCGACCTGGCCGATCCCCCACTGACCGCAATCGCCCTGACTGCGCTGATCGACGGGTTGTGGCTTGAACTTTCGCTGGGTGACGCGCCGTTCACCGCCGCGCAGGCCAGCGCGCTGGCCGAACGCTGGCTCGACAGTCTGTGCGGGTGA